From the genome of Eublepharis macularius isolate TG4126 chromosome 12, MPM_Emac_v1.0, whole genome shotgun sequence, one region includes:
- the LOC129339862 gene encoding olfactory receptor 6X1-like, whose product MDNDTSVKEFILLGFPELHGLKMPFFTILLLMYLLSLTGHSMIIIVVLREPMLHTPMYFFLSNFSMAEICSTTAEIPKILHNLLSGKNTICFACCMAQGFIVFSTTAVELITLTVMSFDRYVAIYKPLFYTTIMTNELCLRLALLAWIGGFIIIFSQSAVIWSYPYCGPNVIDHFFCDVGPVLKLACADTTLMELIGLLYGAAIMWGSFGFSLISYACIIATIIRIPSATGRSKAFLTCASHLTVVSLFYLILMIMYLRPSTHGDTRVNKVITLVHVSFIPMLNPFIYTIRNKDFKAAAWKMLRRMF is encoded by the coding sequence ATGGACAATGATACATCAGTCAAAGAGTTCATTCTTCTGGGATTTCCTGAACTTCATGGATTGAAGATGCCATTTTTCACCATATTACTATTGATGTATCTTCTGTCACTTACAGGACACAGCATGATCATCATAGTTGTCCTCAGAGAACCCATGCTTCATACGCCAATGTACTTCTTCCTCAGCAACTTCTCTATGGCTGAGATCTGTTCCACAACGGCTGAAATTCCCAAGATACTGCACAATCTCCTGTCAGGAAAAAACaccatctgttttgcatgttGCATGGCACAAGGTTTTATTGTCTTCTCAACAACAGCTGTTGAATTAATCACCCTCACTGTCATGTCTTTTGACCGCTATGTGGCCATTTACAAACCTTTGTTCTATACAACCATCATGACCAATGAATTATGTCTCCGCTTAGCCTTGCTGGCCTGGATCGGAGGGTTTATAATCATCTTTTCACAGTCAGCAGTGATATGGAGTTATCCATATTGTGGACCGAATGTAATTGACCACTTCTTTTGTGATGTTGGTCCTGTTTTGAAATTGGCTTGTGCTGACACAACTTTGATGGAGTTGATTGGTCTTTTATATGGTGCTGCTATAATGTGGGGTTCATTTGGCTTTTCGTTGATTTCATATGCATGCATTATAGCCACAATCATAAGGATCCCTTCTGCCACTGGGCGATCCAAAGCATTTCTTACGTGTGCCTCCCATCTCACCGTGGTTTCCTTGTTCTACCTGATTCTTATGATTATGTACTTGAGGCCATCAACCCATGGTGATACACGAGTCAACAAAGTGATAACTCTCGTGCATGTAAGTTTCATACCCATGTTAAACCCTTTCATCTACACCATCCGAAACAAAGACTTCaaagcagcagcatggaaaatgTTGAGAAGAATGTTTTAG